The Rouxiella sp. WC2420 region GATCCCCGAGTGTGAAAACCTGTGGATGCTGGCGACCGGCACGGCGATTGGCCCGTTTCTGTCTATCCTGCAGGAAGGCAAGGGGCTCGAACGGTTCAAAAACATCGTATTGGTTCATGCGGCGCGTTTTTCACGTGATTTAAGCTATCTGCCACAGATGCAGCAGTTGCAACAGCGTTACAATGGCAAATTACACATTCAAACGGTGGTAAGCCGTGAGGAGACGCCAGGCTCGTTGACTGGCCGCGTGCCTGCGCTGATTGAAGATGGTTCACTGGAAAGCGCGGTTGGCCTGAGAATGGAAGCTCACGACAGCCACATCATGCTGTGTGGCAATCCACAAATGGTTCGCGACACCCAACAGGTGCTCAAAGACAGCCGCGAGATGCGCAAACATCTGCGTAGAAAACCTGGTCACATGACCAGCGAGCACTACTGGTAACTCATGCTAAACACTATGAAAATCGCTATCCCCCTTCGCCTGGTCTCGACGTTGCTATTTTTGACCCTAGGCTGCGGGATGGCCTTTGCGGATCCGCCGCCCGATAACCAGGCCAGAGAAGATGTGCCTCGGGCGCCCTATCTAATGCCGGGAGCACCCACGTTTGAACAGACGTTGGTAAATTTCCGTGAAAAATACAACATCGCCAACCCGACGCAGCAAATCGGGGAGTTCCGCGCAATACCTGACAAGCCCGATGCCGTCTTGCTGACCCGCGCCGCCAGTAAAATTAACGAAGACCTCTACGCCTCCACGGCGTTAGAGAAAGGCACGGGAAAAATCAAAAGCATGCAGATCACTTACATGCCGATCCAGGGTCCCGATGAAAAGGCCGCGCATGCCACAGCGATTAGCTACATGGCGAACGTTATCCGTGAATTCGACCCAACGCTTTCGGTCGATCAGAGCGTCGCGAAGGTCAATAGCCTGATCGATAAAGGTAAGGGCATGCAGTTCTATCAACAGCAGGTTGGTGCAGTGCGCTATGTAATTTCCGACAATGGCGAGAAAGGCCTGACCCTCGCCGTCGAGCCGGTAAAACTGTCACTGGCGAACTAACAAAGTTGTGGCTGCAAATACCGCGAAATCAACCAGATGCAATCCCTAAGTAGTTGACGTCACAACGAGGCGGCAAACGCACGAATCCCGATGAGCTGACACCGGTCAGTGATTCGGGTGAGTAAGAGAAGCCAACAAAGTTGTGGCTGCAAATACGACGGGATCAACCAGATGCAATCCCTAAGTAGTTGACGTCACAACGAGGCGGCAAACGCACGAATCCCGATGAGCTGACACTGGTCAGTGATTCGGGTGAGTAAGAGAAGCCAACAAAGTTGTGGCTGCAAATACAGCGAAATCAACCAGATGCAATCCCAAAGTAGTTGACGTCACAACGAGGCGGCAAACACACGAATCCCGATGAGCTGACACCGGTCAGTGATTCGGGTGAGTAAGGGAAGCCAACAAAGTTGTGGCTGCAAATACGACGGGATTATGACGAAAAGCAAAGCCTTTGGGCCTGATCATCTCTATACTGTTGTGCAGTTAATCTGCCTTTTCGGCAGAAATTTTAATCGACACTCGCGTCCCCTTATGGAGGAAATAAAATGCGACATCCATTAGTGATGGGTAACTGGAAACTGAACGGAAGCACACATTTAGTTAACGAACTGATTGCCGCTCTGCGTACCGAGTTGAGCACCGTTGAAGGCTGTGGCGTAGCTATCGCACCGCCTGAAGTTTACCTGTCACAGGCTAAACACGCGCTGTCCGGTAGCCGTATCGCGCTGGGCGCACAGAACGTTGACACTAACCTGTCAGGCGCGTTCACTGGTGAAATTTCTGCCGACATGCTGAAAGATATTGGTGCTCAATACATCATTATCGGCCATTCAGAGCGTCGTACTTACCATAAAGAAAGCGACGAATTTATTGCCAAGAAATTCGGCGTATTGAAAGAAGCGGGTCTGATCCCAGTGCTGTGTATCGGTGAAACCGATGCAGAAAACGAAGCCGGACAAACTCAAGCCGTATGTGCCAAACAACTGGACGCCGTGCTGTCTACTCTGGGCGCGAAAGCGTTCGAAGGCACGGTTATCGCCTACGAACCTGTCTGGGCTATCGGTACCGGCAAATCTGCTACTCCAGCGCAGGCTCAGGCAGTTCACAAATTCATTCGTGATCACATTGCCAAGCAAGATGCCGCGGTTGCTGAACAAGTTATCATCCAGTACGGCGGTTCTGTAAACGCTGGCAATGCTGCTGAACTGTTCACCCAGCCAGACATCGACGGTGCACTGGTTGGCGGCGCTTCCCTGAAAGCCGACGCCTTCGCCGTTATCGTTAAAGCCGCAGCCGAAGCGAAAGCCAAAGCCTGATTGCCGAAACCTTGATAGTAAAAACCCCGCATTGCGGGGTTTTTTTGCTTCTAAAAAGTCAGTTCCTGCTTAACGTTTGTTTACCTGATCGTAGATGCCACCGTTAGCAAAGTGATCTTTCTGCGCAGCGGTCCAGCCACCTGCAATTTGTTGAACAGTATAGAGTTTTATTGCCGGGAACTGCTTGGCAAACTGTTTCGCCACTTCGGGGTCACGAGGACGATAGTAGTTACGAGCGGCGACAGTCTGACCTTCTGGCGAATACAGATATTTCAGATAGGCAGTGGCAACATCGCGGGTTCCGCGCTTATCGGCCACTTTATCTACGACAGAAACGCTTGGTTCAGCCAGGATTGACTCACTTGGATAGACCACTTCAAACTTGCCCTTGCCCAGTTTTTGATCGGCAAGAATCGCATCGTTTTCCCATGAAATCAGCACATCGCCAATGCCACGCTCTACGAAAGTGTTGGTTGCACCGCGTGCGCCAGAATCCTGAACTTCAACGTTTTTAAACAGAGCGCGAAGGAAATCGGTCGCCTTGGCTTTGTCGTTATTGTTGTGATGCAGCGCGTAACCCCAGGCTGCAAGATAGTTCCAGCGAGCGCCACCTGAGGTTTTCGGGTTTGGTGTAATCACTGACACACCCGGTTTGATCAAATCATTCCAGTCGTGAATACCTTTTGGGTTGCCTTTGCGCACCAGGAACACGATGGTAGAAGTGTAAGGTGCAGAGTTGTCCGGTAAGCGGGTTTCCCAGTCCTTGTTGATGCGACCACGATCGGCAATGGCATCAACGTCCGATTGCAGCGCAAGGGTCACTACATCGGCATCGATGCCATTAATGACAGACGTTGCCTGAGAACCTGAACCGCCATGTGATTGACGAATTGTCACTTTATCGCCAGTTTTCGCCAACCAGTATTTGCTGAATACCTGGTTATAATCCTGATAGAGTTCACGCGTTGGGTCATAGGAAACGTTCAAAATCTGGATATCTTTAGCCATGGCACCCGCTGTGACCAACAGTAATGCCAGCCCTACTCCCAATTTACGCATCGCGCTTCTCCCAGAGAATTTTATAGTTGCATAGGTTTTTTAATCAGAGTGTTAAAGCCTGCCAGAGAAAAAGAAAACAATTAAAGAATTAAAAATTTATTTCTATTCCATTTGGAAATATACGAAATTGGGTCAAAAAAAAGCCTCCATAAATGAAGGCTTTAGTTTTATTAGTGACAATTAATACAGCTTTTTAGCGGTTTCCCACATTTCTGTCTTGAACGGGCGCTTCATATTTTCGATTGCGTCGATGATATCGTGATGCACCAATTTTTCGTTTTGTACACCGACGCAGCGACCGCCATAGCCCTGCAACAGCAGCTCGATAGAATACGCGCCCATGCGTGAAGCCAGAATACGGTCAAAGGCGCAAGGCGCTCCGCCGCGTTGAATATGGCCCAAAACGGTCGCGCGAGTTTCGCGTTTGGTTTCGGTTTCAATATGACGCGCCAGATCAGCGATATCACAGATGTGTTCGGTGATGGCAACGATGGCGTGTTTCTTCCCTTTAGCGATACCGGCTCGGATCTCTTCGACCAAGTCGTCACGGTTGAACTCAACTTCAGGGATCACGATAAATTCACAGCCACCAGCAATTGCCGCTGACAGAGTCAAATCACCGCAGTAGCGGCCCATGACTTCAACGATAGAAATACGCTGATGAGAAGATGAAGTGTCGCGTAGACGGTCAATGGCTTCGACCACAGTCTCTAGCGCGGTAAAATAGCCGATAGTGTAATCAGTACCTGCTACGTCATTATCGATGGTGCCAGGCAGGCCGATGCAGGGAAAACCCATTTCGGTGAGGCGTTTCGCGCCCATATACGAACCGTCGCCGCCGATGACCACTAGTGCATCGATACCGCGGTTTTTCATGTTCTCGATGGCTTTGGCCCGCACTGCTTCGTCGCGAAATTCAGGGAAACGCGCTGAACCCAGGAAGGTGCCGCCGCGATTAATCACATCTGAAACGCTGTAGCGGTCAAGCTGCTTCATGCGATCTTCATAGAGTCCAAGGTAGCCGTCGTAAACACCAAAGACCTCAAGGCCCTCGGTAAGTGCTGCGCGAACAACGCCGCGTATCGCCGCATTCATGCCGGGGGCGTCGCCACCACTTGTCAGTACACCGATTTTTTTGATCATGACTACCTCTGAACTTTTAGATGCAATTTCTTAAGAATTCTTGAGCATACCTGCCAAACCGGACCT contains the following coding sequences:
- the fpr gene encoding ferredoxin--NADP(+) reductase, giving the protein MAEWVTGKVARVEHWTESLFSIVINAPINDFAAGQYAKLSLEINGERVTRAYSFVNAPSNNDLEFYLVTVPEGKLSPLVHDMQPGAEIMVTKESQGFFVIDEIPECENLWMLATGTAIGPFLSILQEGKGLERFKNIVLVHAARFSRDLSYLPQMQQLQQRYNGKLHIQTVVSREETPGSLTGRVPALIEDGSLESAVGLRMEAHDSHIMLCGNPQMVRDTQQVLKDSREMRKHLRRKPGHMTSEHYW
- a CDS encoding DUF1454 family protein, with product MKIAIPLRLVSTLLFLTLGCGMAFADPPPDNQAREDVPRAPYLMPGAPTFEQTLVNFREKYNIANPTQQIGEFRAIPDKPDAVLLTRAASKINEDLYASTALEKGTGKIKSMQITYMPIQGPDEKAAHATAISYMANVIREFDPTLSVDQSVAKVNSLIDKGKGMQFYQQQVGAVRYVISDNGEKGLTLAVEPVKLSLAN
- the tpiA gene encoding triose-phosphate isomerase gives rise to the protein MRHPLVMGNWKLNGSTHLVNELIAALRTELSTVEGCGVAIAPPEVYLSQAKHALSGSRIALGAQNVDTNLSGAFTGEISADMLKDIGAQYIIIGHSERRTYHKESDEFIAKKFGVLKEAGLIPVLCIGETDAENEAGQTQAVCAKQLDAVLSTLGAKAFEGTVIAYEPVWAIGTGKSATPAQAQAVHKFIRDHIAKQDAAVAEQVIIQYGGSVNAGNAAELFTQPDIDGALVGGASLKADAFAVIVKAAAEAKAKA
- a CDS encoding sulfate ABC transporter substrate-binding protein; its protein translation is MRKLGVGLALLLVTAGAMAKDIQILNVSYDPTRELYQDYNQVFSKYWLAKTGDKVTIRQSHGGSGSQATSVINGIDADVVTLALQSDVDAIADRGRINKDWETRLPDNSAPYTSTIVFLVRKGNPKGIHDWNDLIKPGVSVITPNPKTSGGARWNYLAAWGYALHHNNNDKAKATDFLRALFKNVEVQDSGARGATNTFVERGIGDVLISWENDAILADQKLGKGKFEVVYPSESILAEPSVSVVDKVADKRGTRDVATAYLKYLYSPEGQTVAARNYYRPRDPEVAKQFAKQFPAIKLYTVQQIAGGWTAAQKDHFANGGIYDQVNKR
- the pfkA gene encoding 6-phosphofructokinase, producing MIKKIGVLTSGGDAPGMNAAIRGVVRAALTEGLEVFGVYDGYLGLYEDRMKQLDRYSVSDVINRGGTFLGSARFPEFRDEAVRAKAIENMKNRGIDALVVIGGDGSYMGAKRLTEMGFPCIGLPGTIDNDVAGTDYTIGYFTALETVVEAIDRLRDTSSSHQRISIVEVMGRYCGDLTLSAAIAGGCEFIVIPEVEFNRDDLVEEIRAGIAKGKKHAIVAITEHICDIADLARHIETETKRETRATVLGHIQRGGAPCAFDRILASRMGAYSIELLLQGYGGRCVGVQNEKLVHHDIIDAIENMKRPFKTEMWETAKKLY